In Flavobacterium sp. WV_118_3, one DNA window encodes the following:
- a CDS encoding neutral zinc metallopeptidase — protein sequence MKWKGQRKSENVEDRRGMSSGGKIAAGGGLIGLIILLINMFGGENAQQLTPLLEQLQQGQSTEQVRQRELTPKEMELGDFAATMLGNNDSIWAKVFHENKLTYEKPGMVLFNDNVSTACGSATSATGPFYCPADRKVYMDLAFFEELRTRFGAKEGDFAIAYVIAHEVGHHVQTLLGTSGKVRKLQQGLSQTAANKLSVSLELQADFYAGLWAHYNQKYLEEGDIEEALSAAQAVGDDAIQKKMQGHVTPDSFTHGTSAQRIEWFKRGYQTGDIRKGDTFAELN from the coding sequence ATGAAATGGAAAGGCCAACGTAAAAGCGAAAACGTAGAAGACCGTCGCGGTATGTCTTCCGGTGGTAAAATTGCTGCCGGTGGTGGTCTTATCGGTCTTATTATTTTATTGATCAATATGTTTGGTGGCGAAAATGCCCAGCAACTCACTCCTCTTTTAGAGCAGTTACAACAGGGACAATCTACTGAACAGGTTCGACAACGCGAATTAACTCCGAAAGAAATGGAATTAGGTGATTTTGCGGCTACCATGTTAGGGAACAATGATAGTATTTGGGCAAAAGTTTTTCACGAAAATAAACTGACATATGAAAAACCCGGAATGGTATTGTTTAACGACAATGTTTCCACTGCCTGTGGTAGTGCTACTTCTGCTACCGGTCCTTTCTATTGTCCTGCCGATCGCAAAGTATATATGGATCTGGCTTTTTTTGAAGAATTACGAACCCGTTTTGGCGCCAAAGAAGGTGATTTTGCTATTGCCTATGTGATTGCACACGAAGTTGGTCATCATGTTCAAACCTTACTGGGAACGTCCGGAAAAGTTCGAAAATTACAACAGGGACTTAGTCAGACAGCGGCTAATAAACTTTCGGTTTCATTGGAATTACAGGCTGATTTCTATGCCGGTTTATGGGCACATTACAATCAGAAATACCTGGAAGAAGGTGATATTGAGGAAGCACTTAGCGCTGCACAAGCGGTTGGTGATGATGCTATCCAGAAAAAAATGCAGGGCCATGTTACTCCCGATTCTTTTACACACGGTACATCGGCACAACGGATCGAGTGGTTTAAACGCGGTTATCAAACCGGCGATATCCGAAAAGGAGATACTTTTGCTGAGCTAAACTAA
- the panB gene encoding 3-methyl-2-oxobutanoate hydroxymethyltransferase, whose protein sequence is MSVAKKDYKRITTKSLIEMKSNGEKISMLTAYDYTMAKIVDSAGIDAILVGDSASNVMAGHETTLPITLDQMIYHASSVVRAVDRALVIVDLPFGTYQSDPKEALRSSIRIMKESGAHAVKLEGGSEIKDSIKRILNAGIPVMGHLGLTPQSIYKFGTYTVRAKEEAEAEKLLEDAKMLEKIGCFAVVLEKIPSALAKKVAESISIPVIGIGAGSGVDGQVLVLHDMIGMTHEFSPRFLRRYMNLYDDMSKAIGNYVSDVKSQDFPNANEQY, encoded by the coding sequence ATGTCAGTTGCTAAAAAAGACTACAAAAGAATTACAACAAAATCGTTGATTGAAATGAAAAGCAACGGAGAAAAAATCTCCATGTTAACGGCCTATGATTATACCATGGCAAAAATCGTTGACAGTGCCGGAATCGACGCTATTCTTGTTGGTGATTCCGCTTCTAATGTTATGGCGGGACACGAAACTACATTGCCCATCACTTTGGATCAAATGATCTACCACGCCTCTTCGGTTGTTCGCGCAGTTGACCGTGCTCTGGTTATCGTTGACTTGCCTTTTGGAACGTATCAATCGGATCCGAAAGAAGCTTTGCGTTCGTCCATCCGGATTATGAAAGAAAGCGGCGCTCATGCTGTAAAACTGGAAGGTGGAAGTGAAATCAAAGACAGTATCAAACGAATCCTGAATGCCGGAATACCGGTAATGGGACATTTGGGGTTAACCCCACAATCCATTTATAAATTCGGAACCTATACCGTTCGTGCCAAAGAAGAAGCCGAAGCGGAAAAACTCCTTGAGGATGCCAAAATGCTTGAAAAAATCGGTTGTTTTGCCGTAGTACTGGAGAAAATTCCATCGGCATTAGCCAAAAAAGTAGCCGAAAGTATTTCCATACCGGTAATTGGTATTGGTGCCGGAAGTGGTGTCGACGGACAAGTATTGGTGCTCCATGACATGATTGGTATGACACACGAATTCAGTCCGCGTTTTTTAAGACGCTATATGAACCTTTATGACGATATGAGCAAAGCAATCGGAAACTATGTAAGTGATGTAAAATCACAGGATTTCCCGAATGCCAACGAACAATATTAA
- a CDS encoding RNA pseudouridine synthase — MPTNNINTIVSVNEKTVSNKDNLQVIYEDNHLIVINKRVGDIVQGDKTGDKPLSDVVKEYLKEKYNKPGEVFLGVIHRLDRPTTGIVVFARTSKALTRMNELFKNRETQKTYWAVVKNRPVPDTATLVHFLKRNPKNNTSRAYPKEVPDSKMARLTYSVIKVLQNYTALEIDLHTGRHHQIRSQLSAIGSPIKGDLKYGSDRSNPDGGIHLHARKLVLTHPVSKEVLVLTAPTPDDSIWKSI; from the coding sequence ATGCCAACGAACAATATTAATACGATCGTATCTGTGAACGAAAAAACCGTTTCCAACAAAGATAATTTACAGGTTATTTACGAGGACAATCATCTTATTGTGATCAATAAGCGTGTAGGTGATATTGTACAGGGTGATAAAACCGGTGACAAGCCACTTAGCGATGTGGTTAAAGAATATCTGAAGGAAAAATATAACAAACCGGGAGAAGTTTTTCTGGGTGTTATTCACCGTCTGGATCGTCCTACAACCGGTATCGTTGTATTTGCCCGTACCTCGAAAGCACTTACCCGTATGAACGAATTGTTTAAAAACCGGGAAACCCAAAAAACCTATTGGGCGGTGGTGAAAAACCGCCCTGTACCAGATACTGCCACTCTGGTTCATTTTTTAAAGCGAAATCCCAAAAACAATACTTCCAGGGCCTATCCGAAAGAAGTTCCGGATAGCAAAATGGCCCGTCTTACGTATTCGGTGATCAAAGTACTTCAAAATTATACCGCTCTGGAAATCGATTTGCATACCGGAAGACACCATCAGATCCGATCGCAATTATCAGCTATCGGAAGTCCGATTAAAGGCGATTTGAAATATGGTTCCGATCGTAGCAATCCCGATGGCGGTATTCATCTTCACGCCCGAAAACTGGTACTCACCCATCCGGTCAGTAAAGAAGTATTGGTACTAACGGCACCAACACCTGATGACAGTATTTGGAAAAGCATTTGA
- a CDS encoding MFS transporter, producing MENNLRSAHKILFLNTLAFTFCFACWTMNGVLVTYLVDNGIFNWSVVETGWLLGIPILSGSITRLPLGILTDKYGGKVVFVWLLLCCSVPLFLTYFVNSYWVYFLLSFCFGMVGASFAVGIAFTSIWYPKEWQGRALGIFGMGNAGAALTTFLAPATLNALSASDPQNGWRWLPVIYGGMLILMGLIFLFFVKNKKVTGQVKTTTELLAPLKKTRVWRFGLYYFLVFGLFVAFSQWLLPYYVNVYKTSLVLGGLLTSAFSLPSGVIRALGGYLSDKFGARKVMYGVLYSSLIISGLLMLPKMDILTPGKGIVTKKSAVVTEVTENKIVLGNEIITVKEKPEIPEQTKILPEFFSWQEIVIKQNQEVRKKELLAEGVTLIKFEAHIWVFSLLVIAIGIVWGIGKAAVYKHIPEYFPNEVGIVGGMVGLIGGLGGFIGPILFGYLLDFSDLWTSSWIFVFVISAVSLYWMIHTIKKMTYKEAPHLKHRIE from the coding sequence ATGGAAAATAATCTACGATCGGCACACAAAATTCTTTTTTTGAATACATTGGCTTTTACCTTTTGTTTTGCCTGTTGGACAATGAATGGTGTTTTAGTCACATATTTGGTAGATAATGGGATATTTAACTGGTCGGTTGTTGAAACCGGATGGCTTTTGGGAATACCTATTTTATCCGGTTCCATCACGCGATTGCCTTTGGGCATACTTACCGATAAATATGGTGGGAAAGTGGTTTTTGTCTGGCTGTTGTTATGCTGCTCGGTTCCACTTTTTTTAACCTATTTTGTTAATTCCTATTGGGTCTACTTTTTATTAAGCTTCTGTTTTGGTATGGTAGGAGCCAGTTTTGCTGTTGGAATTGCATTTACCTCGATCTGGTATCCCAAAGAATGGCAGGGAAGAGCATTGGGTATTTTCGGAATGGGAAATGCGGGTGCTGCGTTAACAACTTTTTTAGCACCGGCTACTTTAAATGCTTTATCAGCCTCTGATCCGCAAAACGGATGGCGTTGGTTGCCGGTAATCTACGGCGGTATGTTAATTCTTATGGGACTTATTTTCCTCTTCTTTGTAAAAAATAAAAAAGTAACAGGTCAGGTAAAAACAACAACGGAATTACTTGCTCCGCTAAAAAAAACACGGGTATGGCGTTTCGGGCTATACTATTTCCTGGTTTTCGGTTTGTTTGTAGCTTTTTCACAATGGTTATTGCCCTACTATGTAAATGTGTACAAAACATCGTTGGTATTAGGTGGTTTACTGACCTCAGCATTTAGTTTACCGAGTGGTGTGATTCGGGCTTTGGGAGGTTATCTGTCGGATAAATTCGGCGCCCGAAAAGTAATGTACGGGGTATTGTATTCCTCGCTGATTATAAGCGGATTACTGATGTTACCCAAAATGGATATCCTAACACCGGGGAAAGGTATAGTCACTAAGAAATCGGCTGTTGTTACGGAAGTTACCGAAAATAAAATCGTATTGGGTAATGAAATAATCACGGTAAAAGAAAAGCCGGAAATTCCGGAACAAACGAAGATACTACCTGAGTTTTTTTCCTGGCAGGAAATAGTGATCAAACAAAATCAGGAAGTCCGTAAAAAAGAACTTTTAGCTGAAGGCGTTACCTTGATCAAATTTGAAGCTCATATCTGGGTGTTTTCCCTGTTGGTCATTGCTATAGGAATTGTTTGGGGAATAGGAAAGGCTGCGGTCTATAAACATATTCCGGAATACTTTCCGAATGAAGTGGGAATAGTGGGCGGAATGGTTGGACTTATAGGCGGATTAGGCGGATTTATCGGACCAATTCTATTCGGTTACCTATTGGATTTTTCAGATTTATGGACGAGTTCCTGGATTTTTGTCTTTGTCATTTCGGCCGTTTCTCTTTACTGGATGATCCACACCATTAAAAAAATGACTTATAAAGAAGCGCCTCACCTTAAACACCGTATCGAATAA
- a CDS encoding MFS transporter: protein MNSQWLTNYDPNDKQFWEKTGKKIAWKTLTITTIALTISFITWFLFSVVVIKLPKIGFDFSDDQLFWLAAMPGLAGGLLRILNTFLIPLLGTRKVITITTLIKIIPLLMLGFAVMNPETSYRYFMLIAFLMGIGGGDFSSYMPSTSLFFPKKELGTALGIQAGIGNFGVCLVQLLSPLVLSLGIFSFVGGGEIIAETGQVIFLENVAFIYVVPLFLVGIWAWVSLKNIPVTASFKEQLDIFGDKHTWYCTLTYFMTFGTFAGLAAAFPMMIKSLYVPLEADLDPLKYAFYGPLIGSLVRVIFGKIADKTGGAILTHITGIALIILFAILILGGYLTPTAIEQFPVFVTIILLIFFFTGVGNAATFKQFPIIFSDSPRRAAGVIGWTSAIAAFGPFVFNVLITQSRTITGDTRLFFGLVFIICIWATFVNWKFYTRKGCERPS, encoded by the coding sequence ATGAATTCACAATGGCTGACGAATTATGATCCCAATGATAAACAGTTTTGGGAAAAAACAGGCAAAAAAATAGCCTGGAAAACACTTACTATTACAACAATTGCACTAACAATTTCTTTTATCACCTGGTTTTTGTTTAGCGTAGTAGTGATTAAATTACCAAAAATCGGATTCGATTTTTCGGATGACCAGCTTTTCTGGCTGGCGGCAATGCCTGGTTTGGCTGGCGGTTTGCTACGAATATTGAATACGTTCCTGATTCCGCTTTTGGGAACAAGAAAAGTTATTACGATTACGACATTAATTAAAATTATTCCGTTGTTAATGCTCGGTTTTGCGGTGATGAACCCGGAAACGTCGTATCGCTATTTTATGCTGATAGCCTTTTTAATGGGAATTGGAGGAGGCGATTTTTCGTCATATATGCCTTCAACCTCTTTATTTTTTCCTAAAAAAGAATTAGGTACGGCATTGGGAATACAAGCTGGAATTGGAAATTTTGGCGTTTGTTTGGTTCAGTTACTGTCGCCGTTAGTACTGAGTCTGGGGATTTTTTCCTTTGTAGGCGGTGGTGAAATTATTGCCGAAACCGGGCAGGTAATATTTTTGGAAAACGTAGCTTTTATCTATGTTGTTCCTTTGTTTCTGGTTGGAATCTGGGCCTGGGTTTCGTTAAAAAATATCCCGGTAACGGCTTCATTTAAAGAACAACTGGATATATTCGGAGACAAGCATACCTGGTATTGTACTTTGACTTATTTTATGACGTTTGGAACATTTGCCGGTTTGGCAGCAGCTTTTCCGATGATGATAAAAAGTCTATATGTACCGTTGGAAGCCGATTTGGATCCGTTAAAGTATGCTTTTTACGGTCCGTTAATCGGTTCTTTGGTTCGTGTAATTTTTGGTAAAATTGCAGATAAAACCGGAGGCGCTATTCTGACACATATTACAGGTATCGCTTTGATAATCCTATTTGCAATATTGATTTTAGGAGGCTATCTGACACCAACGGCTATCGAACAATTCCCGGTATTTGTGACGATCATATTGTTGATTTTCTTTTTCACCGGAGTAGGTAATGCCGCAACATTTAAACAATTCCCGATTATCTTTTCGGATTCTCCGAGAAGAGCTGCCGGCGTAATCGGATGGACCTCGGCCATTGCTGCTTTTGGCCCTTTTGTCTTTAATGTGTTAATTACGCAGTCCAGAACCATCACCGGTGATACCCGCTTGTTTTTCGGATTGGTGTTTATAATCTGTATATGGGCCACTTTTGTCAATTGGAAATTCTATACCCGAAAAGGGTGTGAACGACCAAGCTAA
- a CDS encoding L-serine ammonia-lyase translates to MECISVFDMLKIGVGPSSSHTLGPWRAAEQFLVEIRNRNLIDHVNRITVDLYGSLSLTGKGHATDLAVMLGLSGADPEYIPVESIDVIISAITNKKELFLGNEIIIPFDPEKDIVFNRNFLPFHANGLTFTVYTDTQEYTSTFYSIGGGFVVKETQEENTAKETTKHNFPFPIEKAEELLAYCKAEQKKISEIVYENEKSMRSEAEIHSELLRIWNTMLECMYIGCHTEGTLPGGLNVRRRAYDMHKNLIGVLPYENPQSWLEIIRMTEVKFRQILKWVSCFALAVNEVNASLGRVVTAPTNGSAGVIPAVLMYYMVIENHEANEKQIKQFLMVAGEIGSIFKKGATISAAMGGCQAEIGVSSAMAAAALCEVMGGTPEQVLMAAEIAMEHHLGLTCDPIGGLVQIPCIERNTMGAIKAINAAELALETDPKNAKVPLDKVVDTMWQTAKDMNNKYKETSEGGLAVAVNMADC, encoded by the coding sequence ATGGAGTGTATTTCTGTATTTGATATGCTTAAAATCGGTGTCGGCCCCTCGAGTTCGCACACCTTAGGCCCCTGGCGTGCAGCCGAACAGTTTCTTGTTGAAATCAGAAATCGTAACCTTATTGATCATGTAAACCGTATTACCGTAGACCTATACGGTTCGCTGTCACTGACCGGAAAAGGTCATGCCACCGACCTGGCTGTCATGCTTGGACTTAGCGGTGCCGATCCGGAATATATCCCGGTAGAAAGTATCGATGTGATCATTTCTGCCATTACGAATAAAAAAGAACTCTTTTTAGGCAACGAAATTATCATACCATTCGATCCGGAAAAAGATATTGTTTTTAACCGGAACTTCCTGCCATTTCATGCCAACGGACTTACGTTTACCGTTTATACCGATACGCAGGAATATACTTCAACCTTCTACTCGATTGGAGGTGGTTTTGTGGTAAAAGAAACGCAGGAAGAAAATACGGCTAAAGAAACAACCAAACACAATTTTCCGTTTCCGATCGAAAAAGCCGAAGAACTTTTAGCCTATTGCAAAGCCGAACAAAAGAAAATCTCGGAAATCGTTTATGAAAATGAAAAATCCATGCGTTCGGAAGCCGAAATTCACAGCGAATTGCTACGGATTTGGAATACGATGCTGGAATGTATGTATATTGGATGTCATACCGAAGGTACCTTACCAGGCGGTTTAAATGTTCGCCGTCGCGCCTACGACATGCATAAAAATCTGATTGGCGTATTACCTTATGAAAATCCACAATCCTGGCTGGAAATTATCCGGATGACAGAAGTAAAATTCCGTCAGATCCTGAAATGGGTCAGCTGTTTTGCTCTGGCTGTAAACGAAGTAAATGCATCCTTAGGCCGTGTTGTGACCGCTCCGACCAACGGAAGTGCCGGTGTAATCCCTGCCGTTTTAATGTATTATATGGTAATCGAAAACCATGAAGCCAACGAAAAACAGATCAAACAATTCCTGATGGTAGCCGGAGAAATTGGCAGCATCTTTAAAAAAGGGGCCACAATTTCAGCTGCAATGGGTGGCTGTCAGGCCGAAATCGGGGTCTCCTCTGCAATGGCTGCCGCTGCGCTGTGCGAAGTAATGGGCGGAACCCCGGAACAGGTATTAATGGCGGCCGAAATCGCGATGGAACACCATCTGGGCTTAACCTGCGATCCTATTGGCGGACTGGTACAAATCCCCTGTATCGAACGTAACACCATGGGTGCCATCAAAGCGATCAATGCAGCCGAATTGGCTTTGGAAACCGATCCAAAAAATGCAAAAGTACCATTGGACAAAGTAGTGGATACGATGTGGCAAACGGCAAAAGATATGAATAATAAATATAAGGAAACCTCCGAAGGCGGATTGGCCGTGGCTGTAAATATGGCCGATTGTTAA
- a CDS encoding nuclear transport factor 2 family protein: protein MKYKLLLVMACLSFGMYGQEKDVENTIRTFFDGFHAKDTLKIKSVCHDKMILQSIQESPKGNRLTEETAGAFFKAIATFPAQMMFQEKILSYKIQIDGMMAHAWTPYEFYINGKLSHSGVNSFQLFKENGTWKIIYIVDTRRK, encoded by the coding sequence ATGAAATATAAACTACTGTTAGTCATGGCCTGTCTGTCATTTGGAATGTATGGACAGGAAAAGGACGTTGAAAATACCATCCGTACTTTTTTCGACGGATTTCACGCAAAAGACACGCTAAAAATAAAGTCGGTTTGTCATGATAAAATGATTTTACAATCGATACAGGAAAGCCCGAAAGGCAACCGACTGACAGAGGAAACAGCGGGCGCTTTTTTTAAAGCGATTGCTACTTTTCCGGCACAAATGATGTTTCAGGAAAAGATCCTGAGCTATAAAATTCAGATCGATGGTATGATGGCACACGCCTGGACACCGTATGAATTTTATATCAACGGAAAATTAAGCCATTCCGGAGTCAATTCGTTTCAGTTATTTAAAGAAAACGGAACCTGGAAAATTATTTATATTGTTGATACAAGAAGAAAATAA
- a CDS encoding ankyrin repeat domain-containing protein, translated as MKKTIFILGMALVAFTNVATAATVTETKVYAVNAYGATPLCTAISKGDVETIKKFIEYGADVNERTNNLTPLMYAIRYNNLEIVKLLVEKGADLTAVDQNGNTALKIAEMFKNNDVIETLKTAGARK; from the coding sequence ATGAAAAAAACGATCTTTATTTTAGGAATGGCTTTAGTAGCTTTTACAAATGTTGCTACAGCTGCTACAGTTACAGAAACAAAAGTGTATGCTGTAAATGCCTATGGTGCCACACCACTTTGTACAGCAATCAGCAAAGGTGACGTTGAAACAATTAAAAAATTCATCGAGTACGGAGCTGATGTTAACGAAAGAACCAACAATCTTACTCCGTTAATGTATGCAATCCGTTACAACAACCTTGAAATTGTAAAATTATTGGTTGAAAAAGGAGCCGATTTAACAGCAGTGGATCAAAATGGAAATACCGCTTTAAAAATTGCTGAAATGTTTAAAAACAATGACGTTATTGAAACATTAAAAACGGCTGGTGCCAGAAAATAA
- a CDS encoding alginate export family protein, whose amino-acid sequence MLKKVMIFCLCCGYYFTNAQVDSLKMNIDFRTRSELDNGQKTLIPKGKNAETTIFSRARIGLDYYYQNLEVYFSTQDVRVWGETASTQIKNQNFTVNEAWAKYQFNPKATLKIGRQILSYDNERLVGALDWAMQGRSFDALKGIFSLGKKSKLETVVTYNNDGDDTNDTPTNEVYGIADSGEKTKSLQLLHYQYKDSNKSQFSVIAMNNVLQNTDGTHYDMLTAGVNAGKYFESFGIFGSGYYQTGKNTAGQSKKAYQFSLNADFIVSKQFNIVVGTEWLSGNNYDTAATENRSFSPMYGTNHKFNGFMDYFYVGNHFNTFGLNDYYILTKTKFSPKSNLTGNIHAFMTNGKQSMDSNGKDLSKYLGTELDLVFQHKLNKQFGLFIGHSFMFASDSMNTLKNVSNPKNLQTWTWLALHFNPSFKLK is encoded by the coding sequence ATGTTAAAAAAAGTAATGATATTTTGCCTTTGCTGTGGCTATTATTTTACCAATGCACAGGTCGACAGTCTTAAAATGAATATTGATTTCAGAACCCGTTCGGAATTAGATAATGGTCAGAAGACTTTGATTCCGAAAGGAAAAAATGCAGAAACTACGATATTTTCCAGAGCCAGAATCGGATTGGATTATTACTATCAGAATCTTGAAGTCTATTTCTCGACTCAGGATGTAAGAGTTTGGGGGGAAACAGCATCTACTCAAATTAAAAATCAAAATTTTACGGTCAACGAAGCCTGGGCGAAATATCAGTTTAATCCGAAAGCCACACTAAAGATAGGACGTCAGATACTTTCGTATGACAATGAAAGACTGGTAGGAGCTTTGGATTGGGCTATGCAGGGAAGAAGCTTTGATGCCTTAAAAGGGATTTTCTCACTGGGAAAAAAGTCAAAGTTAGAAACAGTAGTGACCTATAATAACGATGGTGATGATACAAACGATACACCAACTAATGAAGTATATGGCATTGCTGACAGTGGTGAAAAAACAAAATCATTGCAATTGCTGCATTACCAGTATAAAGATTCGAACAAATCACAATTTTCCGTTATTGCGATGAACAATGTATTGCAAAATACAGATGGAACACATTATGATATGCTGACAGCAGGAGTGAACGCCGGAAAATATTTTGAGAGTTTCGGGATTTTTGGATCCGGATATTACCAAACCGGTAAAAATACAGCAGGACAAAGTAAAAAAGCGTATCAGTTTTCGCTTAACGCCGATTTTATTGTGAGTAAACAATTTAATATAGTAGTCGGAACGGAGTGGTTATCCGGAAATAATTATGATACGGCTGCGACCGAAAACCGATCTTTTAGTCCGATGTATGGAACCAATCATAAATTCAATGGTTTTATGGATTATTTTTATGTAGGGAACCATTTTAATACATTCGGGCTTAACGATTATTATATCCTGACAAAAACGAAATTCAGTCCAAAATCCAATCTGACAGGGAATATCCATGCTTTTATGACAAATGGAAAACAAAGTATGGATAGTAACGGAAAGGACTTATCTAAATATCTGGGAACCGAATTGGATCTGGTATTTCAGCACAAATTAAATAAGCAATTCGGACTCTTTATCGGACATTCTTTTATGTTTGCATCCGACAGCATGAATACGCTGAAAAATGTCAGTAATCCGAAAAATTTGCAAACCTGGACCTGGCTGGCGCTACACTTTAACCCGTCGTTTAAATTAAAATAA
- the dnaK gene encoding molecular chaperone DnaK: protein MSKIIGIDLGTTNSCVSVMEGNEPVVIPNAEGKRTTPSVIAFVEGGEIKVGDPAKRQAVTNPTKTIASIKRFMGNKYSESQKEAGNVAYKVVKGDNDTPRVDIDGRLYTPQELSAMTLQKMKKTAEDYLGTTVTEAVITVPAYFNDAQRQATKEAGEIAGLKVRRIINEPTAAALAYGLDKAGKDQKIAVYDLGGGTFDISILELGDGVFEVLSTNGDTHLGGDDFDQVIIDWLANEFNSEEGVDLRKDPMALQRLKEAAEKAKIELSASAQTEINLPYVTATASGPKHLVKTLTRAKFEQLADELVRRSMIPCEKALKDAGISKSEIDEVILVGGSTRIPRIQEEVEKFFGKKPSKGVNPDEVVAVGAAIQGGVLTGDVKDVLLLDVTPLSLGIETMGSVMTKLIDANTTIPTKKSQVFSTAADNQPSVEIHVLQGERPMANDNKTIGRFHLDGIPPAPRGVPQIEVTFDIDANGIIKVSATDKGTGKSHDIRIEASSGLTPEEIDRMRKEAEANAEADKAAKEKVDKLNEADGMIFQTEKQLKEFGDKLSDGNKSAIEGALEELKKAYDTKDVDTIQPALDKINEAWKNASEELYKAQADGQASQAQPQGGDANQGDQTQDVDYEEVK from the coding sequence ATGAGTAAAATTATTGGAATTGACTTAGGAACGACTAACTCTTGCGTATCTGTAATGGAAGGTAATGAGCCGGTAGTAATTCCTAATGCAGAAGGAAAAAGAACGACACCATCTGTAATTGCTTTTGTAGAAGGTGGTGAAATCAAAGTAGGAGATCCTGCCAAAAGACAAGCAGTGACAAATCCAACGAAAACGATCGCTTCGATCAAGCGTTTTATGGGTAACAAATACTCAGAAAGCCAGAAAGAAGCAGGAAATGTTGCGTACAAAGTGGTAAAAGGAGATAACGACACCCCACGTGTTGATATTGACGGAAGACTTTATACGCCGCAGGAATTATCGGCAATGACACTTCAGAAAATGAAGAAAACAGCCGAAGATTATTTAGGAACAACAGTAACAGAAGCCGTTATTACGGTACCGGCCTACTTTAACGATGCACAACGTCAGGCGACTAAAGAAGCCGGAGAAATTGCAGGTTTAAAAGTACGTCGTATCATTAATGAACCAACGGCTGCAGCTTTGGCTTACGGATTGGATAAAGCCGGAAAAGATCAGAAAATCGCAGTTTATGACTTAGGTGGAGGTACTTTTGATATCTCAATCCTGGAATTAGGAGACGGTGTATTTGAAGTATTATCAACCAATGGTGATACACACTTAGGAGGTGACGATTTTGATCAGGTAATTATCGACTGGTTGGCAAACGAATTCAACAGCGAAGAAGGTGTTGATTTACGTAAAGATCCAATGGCTTTACAACGTTTGAAAGAAGCGGCTGAAAAAGCGAAAATTGAATTATCGGCTTCAGCGCAAACAGAAATCAACTTACCTTATGTAACGGCTACGGCTTCCGGACCGAAACACTTGGTAAAAACATTAACCCGAGCGAAATTTGAGCAATTGGCAGACGAATTGGTTCGTCGTTCGATGATCCCATGTGAAAAAGCCTTAAAAGATGCCGGAATCTCAAAATCGGAGATCGACGAAGTAATCTTGGTTGGAGGTTCTACCCGTATTCCTAGAATTCAGGAAGAAGTAGAGAAATTCTTTGGTAAAAAACCATCAAAAGGAGTAAATCCGGATGAAGTAGTAGCGGTTGGAGCTGCGATTCAGGGTGGAGTATTAACCGGAGACGTAAAAGACGTATTATTATTAGACGTTACACCATTATCCTTAGGTATTGAAACTATGGGAAGTGTAATGACAAAATTAATCGACGCCAATACGACTATTCCAACTAAAAAATCACAGGTTTTCTCGACCGCGGCCGATAACCAGCCATCTGTAGAAATCCACGTGTTACAAGGGGAAAGACCAATGGCAAACGATAACAAAACAATTGGTCGTTTCCACTTAGACGGAATTCCGCCTGCACCAAGAGGTGTACCGCAAATTGAAGTAACATTCGATATCGATGCCAACGGTATTATTAAAGTATCGGCTACTGATAAAGGAACCGGTAAATCACACGATATCCGTATCGAGGCTTCTTCAGGATTAACTCCGGAAGAAATCGACAGAATGCGTAAAGAAGCGGAAGCAAATGCGGAAGCCGACAAAGCAGCTAAAGAGAAAGTGGATAAATTGAATGAGGCCGACGGAATGATCTTCCAGACCGAAAAACAATTAAAAGAATTCGGAGATAAATTATCAGACGGAAACAAATCGGCTATCGAAGGTGCTTTGGAGGAATTGAAAAAAGCGTACGATACAAAAGACGTAGATACAATCCAACCGGCATTAGACAAAATCAACGAAGCATGGAAAAATGCATCGGAAGAATTGTATAAAGCACAGGCTGACGGTCAGGCTTCTCAGGCACAACCACAAGGTGGCGATGCAAACCAGGGCGACCAGACACAGGATGTAGATTACGAAGAAGTAAAATAA